TGGAAGTGGAGGCGGGTGGTGGCAATTATGGCTATCTCTCCACCATCATCATCGCTTTCGAACCTCTGCGTGGCAAGAGGGCTGAGGCTTTGGCGCATTCGAGTGGCCAGTGGGGCGGAAAGGGAAAGGTGTGTGAAGCGTAGACGGTGGAAGGAAAGAGACACGGCGTGGGATACGCCACCTGGCGACTGCCACCGGGTCCCGCCAACTGCCACATGGACGATGTCCTTCCGACACACTGGCGGCGGCTAAACCGCATTAGATTCCGGCGGTGCCAATGTGGCTTTTCGGCTAATTTTTCAGAATATACGATGAGGAATTCGGGAGATTGCCGACAACAATTATGTGGCGGCTCTGTGCCATCGAGAACTTGAATTATTGTTCGAGGAGGACATGGCCATACAGTCGAAAAGAAAAAGGTAGAAGAAGCGTGAGCGCTTCATAAagtcggagagagagagagagagaggctccgCAAAAGgttgacgacgatgatgatgctTCTGAGTGAAGCCATGGAAAAGCCATCAACTCTGAGTTAGACTGTCTTCCCAGTGGAGCACTTTGTCCTCTCTCTGGTGCGTTGTGATGTCCCCAAAAAAGGTGATACCTTTAGTGTCGTCCCTCACACACCAACACACCCACTCACTCGACTAAACATGCTTACAAGGAAGTCTTCTACTGTACAACACACAGCTCGAACACAAATCAGCAGCGACAAGAGGAAAGCAAATCTTGCTTTCCCTTACATGCTACCTGATGGTGACAAACTTGTTGGTGCCATGCCGCGCCCAGTGATCCTTCAAGTCTACCGCGTACGACAGGTCGAAACCTTCGGCTGAGAGTCGCTGCAGCAGCTTCCCGTATGCGCCAATGCTCATCTTTCTTCCGGCCAGGCGAGCGCCGGGCCGGGTGGGGCTCATCGGAAGAGGGTACTCGGAAATGGTTGTGGTGCAGCAGGAGGATTGCCATCCGCCTGACCCCCATCTGTAGCATTGGCGTGGCACGCCGGTACATGAGCAAACGGGCACAGGAACGCTCGAGATATCAAGCATCGTTCCCTGCTCTGCAACGCTGTCTTGATTCTTCTTCTCGCGTTTTCCTGTGGACGAAGAGCCTCCTTTCTTCTTCGTGGGGTTGGGGAGCTGTTTCTTTGGCTCTTTCGGTCGCAATACCTTGGCGGCGACACGACCAGATTTCTTGGTAGAAGAATGCTGCTTACGGAGCTTCGGAATAGGCGGAGGGGTAGTGGCCACTTTGTCGTCTGTTTCCTCCTCAGCGATCGGCATGGTTTGGATGTCGATCATTTCTGAACTTACTGGATTTGCAGCAGGGTGGTCGACACATTTTGACTGGGAGACCAAGCTTCTCTGCGGAAACCATGAGAAGTCCATCGTGGGTGGATGAGAGCTGTGTGAACCAGTTGCAGGATAGGAGCTAATCCTAAGAGAGGTCTCCTGGTGTGCTGGAACAGCACCAGACACCGACTTCAGCATCTTCCCTGCTTGTTTTGACTGATCACAGAAGTCCCAATTCCTTGTCCCCAACCTTCCCCTTCCATCCATGCTACTACCGAGGGTTTGAAGAGTTGAAGAACTCCAGGTTCAGCTTATGCTACATCAAAGATTCTTGTTGCTTATGCTCCCTAAATATGTGCTGAAGGACTGTGAAATCTACCTCTGGAGATGTAACACCAACATCATTCAAGGATAAATTGCTGCGAGAAGAGAAACATTTGAAGCCAGAAAAGAGACAAAATGCATTTATATCAATGATAACAGCTATGGATGCAACAAATGAATGCCCGGATGAGCAGAACATCGATTAAGATCATCACATCCACAATGTTCtcacaaaagagaaatcaaaatTTTGAAGAACTAAAATCTAAGATAAGCTTTTAATGGAATCAAAGAACAATATTTAAGAGACCAAGTAAATATGGTTCCCACATGAATGTTGGGTCATAGATTTTGTCCAAAGATTTATACTTTTTCAAAGAAGAAATTAGAAAATAAGTACAGAAACGATGGGAATGGGAAGATGGAAAGATCAACATCGAGGAACAGATAAAAGTTTGAGCTGATGAGGACATTTCAGCAACGGAAGAAAGAGGCTTAAGCAGCATACTAacaaggaaaaaggaaaaaaaatgatttttttggtGACAGAGCAAAATATAAACAGAGATCTATGATCAGAGACTAACTGATTGTGAGATCCTTCCATCATCTCAGAGATCCTGAAGAAAACAAACATTGATAGAGGATACTAGAAAAGCAAGAAACAGAAAGAGGAGGCTGAGAGCAGTATGCAACAGATCATAGAAGAaacaagaagcagaagaagaagaagatcttaCGGAAGAGAGAATTCCTTTACGCCTCCTACTATCGTTCATCTAAAATCAAACGAAAAATTTAGCACCGCTGATGATAGAGGCGGAGAGCAGTTGAGAAAGGTAGGGGGGGGGAGGCAAAGGAAAGGGCAGGTGGTGTCCTTTTGTCAAGCTTTTAATGAGCACCGCACCAATCAAGAGAGCGAAATGATACGTTTACCCCTCAACTGTGTCGGAAACTACAAAATCCATCTCGCTGTGCCGAAACTGTTATCTCTTTGTGGGAGAGACAAGCCTTTTTGACTCTCGAGTGTGGACCCTACCCAATGTGGGTCCACTCGGCGCAGACGATGGGGCGCGTCTCAGGCCTCGCATCCTGCCGTGGTTTCACTTGAGTGAGGAGATCCCCTGTCTCCGCTAGGCCACAAAACACGATTCTGAACCACGGTATGGCCTGATGCCGTGGGCCCGCTCAGGGATACCATTGAAACGTGGCTCCGCGTGTCTCCTTTCTTCCATTCCAGTTCAGGGCGAGACAGGTGAGTCCGTTGGGAGCCACCCCGAGATAGACGAGACAGCCGACCGATTCCTCTccgccgtcgatgcggtcgatcaTTGCCGTCTTCGCCCCTCCCATCTTCATCCTCTTCTCCGTTAGTTGAGGTGTGACTATCAATTACGATGGTGTCAGAAGAAGAATAGGATGGAATTGACAGAAAAAGATATAATTACAACGACGAATGAGAGGTGAAGGCAGAAGGGTGGGAGCGCCGGTTGATGATATAGAGGTCAAAGATAATCTCGTTAAAAAAAGATAAGGGACTAAAAATTTAGGATATTTTTAAAACCTAAATATTTTGGTTatcatttcctttttattttccaAAGAACATATGGATTCCAAAGTTTGAGAGAGAGGTAGCAACATATGGATTCCAAAGAATCAGACACCAAAGAACACTGTCTTTTACATTTGAACTTTGGAAGTGTACCTCAAACTCAGAACAGTGTACTTAAAAGAATGCATTACCCAACTATAAACAGCAAGCTTTGCCTTACCGCTGGAACAGAGCAAAGCAGCGAGCCAAAAATTCCAGTCAGTGCATAAGCAATGGCGCAGAAGGGAAGAGCCTCCGGTTCCTTCGCTGACAGTGCTGCCGTCCCCAATCCATGAGCACTGATACAGACAAAGATATAAGCAATCATCTTACACACGGCTAAACATCTACTGTTTCTTCTGAGCCAAAGACAGTGCAGTGGAAAAGTGAACCCTGTTCCCAAGTAGCCTAGTAATGGAGTTTGATCACAACCTAAAGTTGATCTTTGTGAAgccttttaactttttttttttttttccaatctatgtcgaagaagaaaaaaagtttcCATGTATGCAGAAGAAAATCCTCAGAAGGAGAATTTTCATGAATTGTGGGATTCAATGATGGCACTTGCTGGAAACATGGTGAAGAAACTATATACACAACTAGCACGATGCACAAGAGAAAGGTAGGAGCTAAGTGAA
The window above is part of the Musa acuminata AAA Group cultivar baxijiao chromosome BXJ2-6, Cavendish_Baxijiao_AAA, whole genome shotgun sequence genome. Proteins encoded here:
- the LOC135586395 gene encoding protein BASIC PENTACYSTEINE7-like, producing the protein MDGRGRLGTRNWDFCDQSKQAGKMLKSVSGAVPAHQETSLRISSYPATGSHSSHPPTMDFSWFPQRSLVSQSKCVDHPAANPVSSEMIDIQTMPIAEEETDDKVATTPPPIPKLRKQHSSTKKSGRVAAKVLRPKEPKKQLPNPTKKKGGSSSTGKREKKNQDSVAEQGTMLDISSVPVPVCSCTGVPRQCYRWGSGGWQSSCCTTTISEYPLPMSPTRPGARLAGRKMSIGAYGKLLQRLSAEGFDLSYAVDLKDHWARHGTNKFVTIR